In Deltaproteobacteria bacterium, one DNA window encodes the following:
- a CDS encoding glycosyltransferase family 2 protein, with the protein MDGTGGTSEGTANTGAQAAIPLSVVLPAYNEAANLPATVAGALAVLRELGGRFEVIVVDDGSRDGTGALADALARETPEVRAVHHPSNRGYGAAIRSGFAAATLPWLFFTDADGQFDLRELLPLLPHTARADIVAGYRLRRHDPWFRRLYAWLFGRLLVRALLGVRVRDLNCAFKLLRRDLVAGLDLRSDGALINAELLGKAQRAGARIVEVGVHHLPRRVGTQTGGNPRVIARAFWELLALRAEIRAPRAKLGR; encoded by the coding sequence ATGGACGGGACCGGGGGGACGTCGGAGGGAACGGCGAACACGGGCGCCCAGGCGGCGATCCCGCTCAGCGTGGTCCTCCCCGCCTACAACGAGGCCGCGAACCTGCCAGCGACCGTCGCGGGCGCGCTCGCGGTGCTGCGCGAGCTCGGCGGACGGTTCGAGGTCATCGTGGTCGACGACGGCAGCCGTGATGGGACCGGCGCGCTCGCCGACGCGCTTGCCCGCGAGACGCCCGAGGTCCGCGCCGTGCACCACCCGAGCAACCGGGGCTACGGCGCCGCGATCCGCTCGGGCTTCGCCGCCGCCACCCTGCCCTGGCTGTTCTTCACCGACGCGGACGGCCAGTTCGATCTGCGCGAGCTGCTCCCGCTGCTGCCGCACACGGCGCGGGCCGACATCGTCGCCGGCTATCGCCTGCGCAGGCACGATCCGTGGTTCCGGCGCCTCTACGCCTGGCTCTTCGGCCGTCTCCTCGTCCGCGCCCTCCTCGGCGTGCGCGTGCGCGACCTCAACTGCGCCTTCAAGCTGCTCCGCCGCGATCTCGTCGCCGGCCTCGACCTCAGGTCCGACGGCGCCCTCATCAACGCCGAGCTGCTCGGCAAAGCGCAGCGCGCCGGGGCGCGCATCGTCGAGGTGGGCGTGCACCACCTGCCGCGACGGGTGGGAACGCAGACCGGCGGCAACCCCCGCGTGATCGCGCGTGCGTTCTGGGAGCTCCTCGCGCTGCGCGCGGAGATCCGGGCGCCGCGCGCCAAGCTGGGGCGCTGA